In Thunnus thynnus chromosome 4, fThuThy2.1, whole genome shotgun sequence, the DNA window AAGTTAATTTGAGTCTGAATGAAAAAGTCAGTAACTAAAAGTGTAGTGTAGCTAGTTTCTCGCCATTATGAGAATAACTAGCATTTGAAATCATCACCTGTTAGCGTTACATCATCTGTGAACAGGAGCGTTAGCTAAAAGTTTAGTTTAACCTTGACCAGCAGCACCATAACCTTACAGTCTGTGTTACCTACAGTGACTGTTTTCATAGTAAGTCGTCTTAAGATGgttttcacaaaatgtttgtctttgtcacCACAGTATGTTAAGTTTTTCTCTCGTGGGCATCATGATGAAATGTGGCTGTCTTGGTTTTGGTGGAAAACTGCTCATATTCATGAGATTTGTTCAAATTCAAGAGAAAAATGTGCCCAGACTGTCACGCTACATAATCTTACTCGTGTTTTTTCAATGTTATACTAATCTGTCCATTATGTTTTCAATTAAAAGATTTGTTCTTGTGCAAGATGTcacaaaaagtcacaaaataattaaaaaatcatattaaaatgtCCCAGAACCCAAGaagatgttttcaaatgtcttcttttgtccaaaAGTCAGTTGTCATGAagtcagacaaagaaaagctgcagaTCCTTAGCTGGAAAATGTTTAGCATCTTAGCTAAATAAATGACCTCAGCTGTTCAAAACTGCCTATTATTCTCTATCAATTGGCTAATCAATGAAGTGGCTAATCATTTCATCACTAAATAACACAGTTCATTGAGATGTGTGGctgaacatgcacacacatacaaataagtCAATGACAACATTAATTTGAGggttaaaatgaaacaaaacaaaaaaaaatttttttttaaacaaatgtcaTAAGCATTGATAAGGATCCCTTGCATTTGGTGATTGATACGTTTTTACCAAGATATGCACATAGtgagacattttacagttaacAATTAAACTTGTCAGAGCTCCTTGCAGGCAAACTCCACAATGgtgacactgtttctaaatgacaaacatatctttggcatatctgtactttgtgttttttgctattttttcagCAGACATTTTCTATAAGATGATTTGAAGATTGGAACAAGAACCAGTGTGATTATTGTCATCTTAATATTAAACTATCCAGTAGACGCAGTTGAGGTCATTTGAGGTTGTGGGATAGATGGGATGTCATAATACTTAccactgatgttttgtttgaattGTCCTTCCACATTTTACACAATAGGTAAAGACCGAATAATCTTTGCCACCAAAGAGGATCATGCAACACCCAGCAATGCTGAGCTTATAGAGGAGGATCCCAATGACCCCTATGAGGAGCGAGGTGAGGAGCTATAAATAGTAGCTCTGGTAAAGTTTTAAACCCTACATTTTATTACCCTGCATTTTAATTCAAAACTCCTCTCCTATCCTAGGTCTGATTCTTCCCAATGGGGAGATCAACTGGAACTGCCCCTGCCTCGGCGGGATGGCCAGTGGTCCTTGTGGGACTGAATTTAAGGACGCCTTCTCCTGTTTCCACTACAGTAAGGAGGAGGTGAAGGGCTCTGAATGCCTGGAGCAGTTCAGGGCCATGCAGGAGTGTATGCAGCGCTACCCGGACCTCTACCCGCAAGAAGATGACAAGGTGCCCGAAGAAAAGTCATCTGAAACAGAGCAGACCTCACAAGACTCTGCTCCTGTGCAAGACTCTGATACCCCACAACCCAACACAGAGAGCTCAGTGGAAAGCTCATGATGAGCCCCTGCGTCAATCCGAGCGTCAGggttgtaaaaagaaaaaaaaaaaatctatttatgaACAAGATggacttgtattttttttttaaataatataatattgttgaaaaaaatcacaatcttGAAATTCAAGTTTGTCAGTCCTGCCCTTATGTTCAGGAAAAACAAGATTTGCAAATTCATTCAATCAACAACTTAAAGGACCAAGCTGAGCATAAACACTGAGGTGTAAAGTGGATATTTTTTTACTTCCTTTGTTTCATGATAAACAGTCCACTAATCCATGCTCTGATTTAACATAAAAAGTTCTGAAACTGTAAGATTACAGTGAAAAACACGTTTtatacttgaacatttttcatttccattCTCTTTTAACTGTATTATTTTCATACTACATgacatatatttcattttacataCATTGTACATTATGAGTTATACAACATTTATGTTAGTAATGTTATCAAAGTTGTTAAATCTGCAGATGTGCGAGGAATGAACTGCAACTAAAAAACATCTTGCAACTTTCTAGTGTTGAATGTTCAGTAGCGTTCAGTTTCCACAGTTGTCCTCTGTCTGCTAATTTATAACCAGACCTAAAACTTTTACCTCACCTGAACTCAACTGTTCCGTCTGTGTGCAACACAGGAATGATTGAAGTGACTTGAAGTGAATATTGTTGaaaattttataataaaaactgTTCTGGTGAGATATTACTAGTGTAGACCTCCCTCGATTTCCTACATTTGACCTTGTATACTTTACTCACAATATTGGAAATGTGTTGGCATCATTAGCACCCAGCAGATGGTAACTTAGCTGTTAATTAATGAGTAACACAAACAGTTCAGAACATTGCTGCTCCCTTTAGATTATTTTCAGTTATAACTCAACCTGCAAGGAGAGAAGCAGTTAAAATGTAATTCGGTCAGGATACAAACTTTCTTAGTAATGAGTTAACTAGCTCTCATTTATTCAGACATGTAGAAAATATGTCAGATTATTGTGGTTTTGAAGGGTGAAATGGTGTAGATAATGTCCTACTTTCAGACTTAATCTGCATCTACTACACTGCACCGGAAAGTATATGTTTTTAGTACATTATTAGTAATtagtatcaatcaatcaatcaatcaatttttatttatatagagccaaatcacaacaaaagtcatctcaaggcacttttcacatagagtaggtcaagaccatactctttaatttacagagacccaacaattcccccatgagcagcacttggtgacagcggtaaggaaaaactcccctttaacgggtagaaacctcaagcagaacccggctcttggtgggcggccatctgctttgactggttgggttgagagagagaatgaaagagggaaagggggggggggacacagaataacaacaatcataacaacaatcataacaataatgacaatgacacagcagcagccagggaaggatgccatcaggactgtgaaggaccgcgaaggctcggcccagaacccagggtttccagCGAggtgagaaagcacaaaaaaactccggggaagaagcaaagttattgacatgcattgatgttacatgaatgcatacagatggagaggaggaggaggagagaggagctcagtgc includes these proteins:
- the LOC137181615 gene encoding mitochondrial intermembrane space import and assembly protein 40-B-like, giving the protein MTSVREEGKDRIIFATKEDHATPSNAELIEEDPNDPYEERGLILPNGEINWNCPCLGGMASGPCGTEFKDAFSCFHYSKEEVKGSECLEQFRAMQECMQRYPDLYPQEDDKVPEEKSSETEQTSQDSAPVQDSDTPQPNTESSVESS